A single Anopheles maculipalpis chromosome 3RL, idAnoMacuDA_375_x, whole genome shotgun sequence DNA region contains:
- the LOC126562249 gene encoding tubulin beta chain-like isoform X1 yields the protein MREIVHLQAGQCGNQIGSKFWEIISDEHGIDPTGHYHGDTDLQLERIDVYYTEVNGNKYVPRAVLVDLEPGTMDSVRQSPYGALFRPDNFVYAQSGAGNNWAKGHYTEGAELVDNVLDVIRKETEACDCLQGFQLAHSLGGGTGSGMGTLLISKIREEYPDRIMNTFSVVPSPKVSDTVVEPYNATLSIHQLVENTDDTFCIDNEALYDICFRTLKLSSPTYGDLNHLVSVTMSGVTTCLRFPGQLNADLRKLAVNMVPFPRLHFFMPGFAPLTAKGSQQYRALTVPELTAQLFDAKNMMTACDPRHGRYLTCAAIFRGTMSMKEVDQQMLNIQSKYSSYFVEWIPNNVKVAVCDIAPRGLKMSATFIGNTTAIQEIFKRISEQFTAMFRRKAFLHWYTGEGMDELEFSEAESNMNDLISEYQQYQDADVEDYDEMEEIPEEEQQQQE from the exons ATGAGAGAAATTGTGCATCTTCAGGCTGGCCAGTGCGGCAATCAGATCGGGTCCAAG TTCTGGGAGATCATCTCCGATGAGCATGGTATCGATCCGACTGGACACTATCATGGCGACACCGACTTGCAGCTCGAGCGTATCGACGTGTACTATACCGAGGTCAACGGCAATAAGTATGTGCCGCGTGCCGTTTTGGTTGATCTGGAACCGGGCACGATGGATTCCGTCCGTCAGTCGCCCTACGGTGCACTGTTCCGACCGGACAACTTCGTTTACGCTCAGTCGGGCGCCG gcaataactgggcgaagggtcACTACACCGAGGGTGCTGAGCTGGTCGACAATGTGCTCGACGTGATTCGCAAAGAGACGGAAGCGTGCGACTGCCTCCAGGGCTTCCAGCTGGCACATTCGCTGGGCGGTGGTACCGGTTCGGGCATGGGCACGCTTTTGATATCGAAAATCCGCGAAGAATACCCCGATCGCATCATGAACACATTCTCCGTTGTTCCATCACCAAAG GTATCCGATACCGTAGTAGAGCCGTACAATGCAACGCTCTCCATCCACCAGTTGGTCGAAAACACGGACGACACGTTCTGTATCGACAACGAAGCTTTGTACGATATCTGTTTCCGAACGCTTAAGCTATCGTCTCCCACCTACGGGGACCTCAATCACTTGGTGTCC GTTACGATGTCCGGCGTTACGACCTGCCTACGATTCCCGGGACAGCTAAATGCTGACCTTCGCAAGCTGGCAGTGAATATGGTGCCGTTCCCGCGACTGCACTTCTTCATGCCAGGCTTTGCACCGCTCACGGCTAAAGGATCCCAACAGTACCGTGCCCTGACAGTTCCAGAACTGACCGCTCAGTTGTTTGATGCCAAAAACATGATGACCGCCTGCGATCCTCGCCATGGTCGATATTTGACTTGTGCAGCCATCTTCCGAG GCACGATGTCGATGAAAGAAGTCGATCAGCAGATGCTGAACATTCAGAGCAAATACAGCAGCTACTTTGTCGAGTGGATTCCGAACAACGTGAAGGTGGCTGTATGTGACATTGCTCCACGCGGATTGAAAATGTCTGCCACGTTCATTGGCAATACCACGGCCATACAGGAGATCTTCAAGCGCATCTCGGAGCAGTTCACTGCCATGTTCAGACGGAAAGCGTTCCTGCACTGGTACACTGGAGAGGGTATGGATGAGCTAGAGTTTAGCGAGGCAGAGTCGAACATGAACGATCTCATCTCGGAGTACCAACAGTATCAGGACGCTGATGTGGAGGATTACGAcgaaatggaagaaattccGGAGGaagagcaacagcaacaagagTAG
- the LOC126562249 gene encoding tubulin beta chain-like isoform X2 → MREIVHLQAGQCGNQIGSKFWEIISDEHGIDPTGHYHGDTDLQLERIDVYYTEVNGNKYVPRAVLVDLEPGTMDSVRQSPYGALFRPDNFVYAQSGAGNNWAKGHYTEGAELVDNVLDVIRKETEACDCLQGFQLAHSLGGGTGSGMGTLLISKIREEYPDRIMNTFSVVPSPKVSDVVLEPYNATLSMHQLIEASDQTNCIDNEALYDICFRTLRIFNPTYPDLNHLISVTMSGVTTCLRFPGQLNADLRKLAVNMVPFPRLHFFMPGFAPLTAKGSQQYRALTVPELTAQLFDAKNMMTACDPRHGRYLTCAAIFRGTMSMKEVDQQMLNIQSKYSSYFVEWIPNNVKVAVCDIAPRGLKMSATFIGNTTAIQEIFKRISEQFTAMFRRKAFLHWYTGEGMDELEFSEAESNMNDLISEYQQYQDADVEDYDEMEEIPEEEQQQQE, encoded by the exons ATGAGAGAAATTGTGCATCTTCAGGCTGGCCAGTGCGGCAATCAGATCGGGTCCAAG TTCTGGGAGATCATCTCCGATGAGCATGGTATCGATCCGACTGGACACTATCATGGCGACACCGACTTGCAGCTCGAGCGTATCGACGTGTACTATACCGAGGTCAACGGCAATAAGTATGTGCCGCGTGCCGTTTTGGTTGATCTGGAACCGGGCACGATGGATTCCGTCCGTCAGTCGCCCTACGGTGCACTGTTCCGACCGGACAACTTCGTTTACGCTCAGTCGGGCGCCG gcaataactgggcgaagggtcACTACACCGAGGGTGCTGAGCTGGTCGACAATGTGCTCGACGTGATTCGCAAAGAGACGGAAGCGTGCGACTGCCTCCAGGGCTTCCAGCTGGCACATTCGCTGGGCGGTGGTACCGGTTCGGGCATGGGCACGCTTTTGATATCGAAAATCCGCGAAGAATACCCCGATCGCATCATGAACACATTCTCCGTTGTTCCATCACCAAAG GTGTCCGATGTAGTTTTGGAGCCATACAACGCTACCTTATCGATGCACCAGCTCATCGAAGCGTCCGATCAGACCAACTGTATAGATAACGAAGCGCTGTATGACATCTGCTTTAGAACGCTTAGGATCTTCAATCCTACCTATCCCGATTTAAACCATTTAATCTCT GTTACGATGTCCGGCGTTACGACCTGCCTACGATTCCCGGGACAGCTAAATGCTGACCTTCGCAAGCTGGCAGTGAATATGGTGCCGTTCCCGCGACTGCACTTCTTCATGCCAGGCTTTGCACCGCTCACGGCTAAAGGATCCCAACAGTACCGTGCCCTGACAGTTCCAGAACTGACCGCTCAGTTGTTTGATGCCAAAAACATGATGACCGCCTGCGATCCTCGCCATGGTCGATATTTGACTTGTGCAGCCATCTTCCGAG GCACGATGTCGATGAAAGAAGTCGATCAGCAGATGCTGAACATTCAGAGCAAATACAGCAGCTACTTTGTCGAGTGGATTCCGAACAACGTGAAGGTGGCTGTATGTGACATTGCTCCACGCGGATTGAAAATGTCTGCCACGTTCATTGGCAATACCACGGCCATACAGGAGATCTTCAAGCGCATCTCGGAGCAGTTCACTGCCATGTTCAGACGGAAAGCGTTCCTGCACTGGTACACTGGAGAGGGTATGGATGAGCTAGAGTTTAGCGAGGCAGAGTCGAACATGAACGATCTCATCTCGGAGTACCAACAGTATCAGGACGCTGATGTGGAGGATTACGAcgaaatggaagaaattccGGAGGaagagcaacagcaacaagagTAG